The nucleotide sequence TTAAtcaaattatgtttttatttccATTTCCATACTACACGGAATTGCAAACACAGTACATAATATACATGGTTCATTCTACAAGAACGTATAATGCATACATCGATACAAATAATTTATTCACATTACAATTAATTTATTCACCTTATTAGAGATATTTGGCACTAAATGCAGTCAATGAGTAGcaggtaaaaaacaaaatatcaaaactttagAATAAGATTCGTCGTTCCATTGATAATAACAATTTTCTTAAAGTAtggcttgaaaaatttaaccaaccaatattacaaaaaaaaatttaaacattttaaaaatatgtcacATACTCTTATATTAAACAATTGAATTCACTTTTGATACGCTCGTTTAGGGAAATTAAATATATAGAATACGCGAACTGAAATGAATTACTCCTCCGATTTCAttcttcttaatttttctttaagCTGCATAATTTCATTTCGCAAATCTTTACACTAAAATAATCGAAACAATTCAGTCAACAAAAGGCtaataaaattaataagaatttgaaaaatatatcaaataCCTGATTTGTTTTCAAACTGCTTTCACCGGAAAATTTGCCATAGTTCGTACTGACCTGGAAATTGATCTTTGTGTCAGGAAGTCTAGCATGGGATctctcaaatgaaaatttcatttttttctacaatcaTTATTGCACAATAAAAACTATTTGAAAACAACATACAGAAATCTTACGAAGACGAAAATTCACCAACCATTCGTAGTATATCCCGATCCGTTATGTCAGagagattttttctaatttgattgCTGTATTTATAACGACTTTCACATAAATCTTCAACTGTGCTCTCGTAAAGCTCCATTACTGCtatcaaacaaacaaaatcactTTTAAGTTATGCTGTTAGAGCGTAAGTATCAACAACATCAACAACGAGTACATGAATTGGTATATTTACTTGAATTTGAACCTGATTGGGGATCCATTTCAGTATTTTATACAGCTCAGAGCTTTCGTAAGGATAATCTaagatgatgaaaattgaaaacaaattttggcgCTGAACTTTCACTTcatcacttcattttttatcaaatttatgtTCATGAACATCTGATACACACTGGAATCTGGATGGCGTTTCAATTCCATTCCCGGATTCTGCAGAGCCCGGAGCCGGTGCCGGACCCGCAAGCCGGCAAGCGTGATGAACGTGACGAGTACCGACTATACTATTCGTAACGTCGTAAGTCGTAACGTAATGCCCGTAATGGaaaagttattttattttattttctaatttctagTTGGGAAACTTCAGAAACTTGAAGttgaattgatgaaatatgaaatgaaGTAGACAGTACCTGCGGTAGTTTCtaaaaaactgtactcaccgaggccgaaggccgagggaagttaacagacatagtatgaacaacaaagcgacccgcgcaaccgaggcgaagccgaggtgagcggacacaatGCCCCCCAACCCTGAAAACGGCTACCCTTGTACCCTATTATCCAAAAAAgtagtaagtctaagtaccacTTCCTCATCCTTTTATAACTTATAACAGATTACtcagggcttaaaaccaccaaaaccaaaaccaaataaaaccacCATAACCATTGTTTTTAATTGGTTTTAACTTTCAACCACTACCAcaaccatttcaacttctttttgtaaatttcaaaaacaacaacaacaacaaaaaaccaatatatttgaaaaaaatgaaaaccaattcatttaaaaacaaccatttgggaaaaaaatttgaattgaaacaaccaaaaccaccaaaaagttgtgttctttggagaaaaccacaaccacaacaaccatttcaattttcaaatgtaaccataaccaattacaaccaattcatgaaatggttctttttggtttttgctattttttttcaatttttccagacctgtgatggaaattttctggttttttgtctcaaatcatACTTTTAGTAGTCCTGAATtagtttttgtataaatttatttgaaaatcaaaattgtttttgatatcaaaaccaccacaaccaccaaaaccatttgaaaatttgaaatggtttttgatgtgaaaaaccaccactaccgcaaaaaaaaaaactattattacaGAACCAAAACCACAACCAcaccttattaaaaaaaattgaaaccatttcaaaaccagaaccagaaaaactttgaaacctaAACCTTAAAACCAATTGGAACCGTTATGGTTTGTGATTGGaaaaccaattcagaaaccataaccaaaaaccatttatttttgagtcctttaaaaaccacctaccacaacaaccaataaaatccaaatggttttaagccctgaGATTACTCTTTTCtccctatttttcaaatacttgaccattctaatatgtacttgactattctacaacttgaccattctaatacttgggctttacttttcattttaattattttacaaaattttcttctccaaacaaagtgggttggcaacaaaaatatttttccctttttttccctctttttctacaacttgaccattctaatacttggccATTCTAACACAAGAGGTGGTaccgaataattcaaatcgcaggaaatgacggctagattttggatgcagaatcagggttgtacatgtttaaaacacgtttaaaacaactgaaaaaaaacagaacgatgttttaaacaaaaaaggccatttaaaaccgtttaaaacagtgtttttttttgttttaaacgtgttttttttcaactccaatttcctaaaaaaaacacgtttttttttaatttcttgttgaaaaaaagtgaaattgaacaaacagtatttttagagacaaattttgtgttttgattccaatttttcaatatttcttgagctgtatagctattttatgacgtcacatcttaaaaattgatgtctgatgAACCCAAAACGAATgtatttgtgtttaaaacacattttaaacgtgtttaaaacgcgttttaaacacatagttttaaacaagtaaaaaaaactgttttaaaacaaaaaaaacgttttaaacaaaaaaaaacgttttttttgttttttttaaaaaaaacacgtttttgtacaaccctgtgcagaatccaggaaaccttctgctcatgcgccaaacatgaagcttacggtgctggtggagagagagacggtttactgGTTGAACGTGGGTTGAACCAgtgaaccgtctctctctccaccagcaccgtaagcgtcatgtttggcgcatgagcagaacgtttcctggattctgcatccaaaatctagccgtcacattttgtctttttttcaccgttgaattattcgtccattatatacggtcgacgacctaactgaaaaatttaaagaaaaaaaaaaacaaaaaaaagtgtaaaaagcCGTAATGCCGTATTTTAAATTAAACAGAGTTTTTTATACAATAtgacttttttcttattttctcatgtaattatataattttattttgtttgaaattgaaagctcaaacttcaaagttgcgaTTGATGCACCAAAATATTATGTGCAGACTGCAGAACTTAACCTatcatttcattatttataatactttgtacataaattataaattttaaaactggaactgaaaaaatttttaaaaacatgaaaaataatgtcaactggtttcaatgttttttttttttttcgttgaaaaagtgtGCTTTTAAAcgtaacaaaattcaaaaatgaaaaaacacaaaagtaAAAACATTTTGTCAAGATGCTTCGCTTTGTAGAAGTTAATGGAATGAAACTCATGAACCTTGGACTTGGACCCCCGCTGAGGCACTGAGATAATTTCACTTACGCATCCgataagaaattttatttttgtttcttgtaCTCGCTGCGataaaagtagtggagttataaTCAGAGTTCGTGTGTTCGAGTTATACTGCAAGTACCTACATTCCAAAAATggatttcgaatttccaaacaCATTTATCGAAGGCTTTCATATCGAGGAGGATGTGAAAAAGATGCCATATGAAGATTTCACTGACAccggtttgaaaatttctaagaTTAGTTTGGGTTGTGGCGCATTTGGAGGAATTCTTACTTATGGGTGAATTTTTAACGCAGTATGCCATTTATTGATAATGTATCGGTACCTACttcatatacgagtaggtacttacttatttctGTCGAACAACCCCTTAATTTTCAGagattatgaccaaaaaaacgcAACGGCCACTCTTACGAATGCGATACGAAGTGGCATAAATTTTATTGACGGTGGTCCTCATTATGGGAAAGGTTTAGCAGAAACTTTTTTGGGATCGGTAAGTACCTCCCATAAGGTAAGTTCATATTATACGATAGGTTCTTCGTACCTATTACAACTTTTTCTGTCCAAGTATAGggattttttcgtaattttatgcGTCgcaattaagtaatttttgtatCTACAGGCACTCAAAGAAATTCCACGAAATGCTTATTACATATCGACAAAAGTTGGACGTTGTGGAAATCAGTTTGACTTCTCACCGAAGGGTGTTAAAATGAGCTTCGAACAAAGTTTGAAACGTTTAAATTTGGATAAAGTGGATATTGTATTTGTAATAACCGTTTCATCGTCAatagttgttgttttttttgcattattaatTTTAAGCTATCGATTGCAAACTTGCAAATTGATTTAAAGGTTCACGATATTGAATTTGCATCGTCTCaagatttaattttaaatgaaacttTACCTGCTGTGGAATCGCTGGTGAAAGCTGGAAAAGTCAAATTCATAGGAATATCCGGGTATCCGATATCAACCTTGTGGGAAGTCGTCGAAAAAAGTTCTGTTCAGATCAAATGTGTTCTGACGTATTGCAGAGACACGCTATTTGACTGTTCTTTACAagattttttgcctaaatttcaAGTACGTATCTACGTCTACGTGTTTgatatttctttctttctcgtCGTGTTTTTCTTTTCGGTGGAGCTATTCAAAGTAATTGTAGTGTTCGCATGATTATTTGCAGTCTAAAAATGTCGCTGTCATTAACGCAGGTTGCATAGGAATGCGATTACTGTCAAACTGTGGTCCGCCAGCCTGGCACCCGGCTTCTCAACAACTGAAAGATATTTGTCATTCTGCAGCTGTACATTGCAGAGTTAGTAAACCAATCGACATAACCcgtaacattttcaattttttatttgatcgaattttttttagaataacgACGTTGAATTGGGAAAATTAGCGCTTCATCATTCTTTGAAGCAACCAGGCTCTTGCACTTGTCTTGTGGGTGTAAATGACCCAGAAATCCTACAATCAAATTTGAATCTTCTTCGGTATGGgttaaatgaaaaagaaaaccttGTGCTACAATACATCGAAGAAAAGTAAGtagagtacctactacctaggtataACGATCGAGTAATATGAAAGGTTGTTTTTTGTTACTAAATgcataggtacattttatttctttcatttgtataggtatttctcgaaaaatatgCGCAGTCATTGGGAAGGAATTGAAATAGAATTGTTCAGAAAAGGTTTGttctaaattaaaataaaatatttttaggtaACATTTTATACTTATCTATTTATAATATGTactgtttttttattattatttcattctcatacaatattctcaaaaaattatttgtttttattgatGTAGGTACGATAATTTCGTAGACAACAGATCTGATATGTAGTTGGTTAGGTACTGATtgattataagttttaaaatttctgatatTTCAACCTTACAGATAAATCTAACATAGGTAATGTAAACTCTCGTTGTAGGtaaaggtaagtaggtatttcaaaaaaaaaaaagaaaagaaaaaattgcttcGACAAAACAGGTTCGACATATATAATGAAAAGCATACATAAAATATAATCCAAGCAGACtttcaaattacctatattAATACGTAATCTGattttaacaaataaaaactGTCTCGTTATTCTGaacacttggaaaaaatgactacaacgatattttaaattaaaaatctaacTATATTACGATTATCACTTTCGCTTCCGTAGGTATGTTAAAGTACAGTAATTctataagaaaataatttttgtaacaaTAATGATAATGTAgattttatacaaaaaacagcaacaaaaaaacttagaaatgaagaaacacaaaaaatgataaacagaataacaaaaaaaaaacaggaaaaaaaacattaaaaataattatttttgataaaaaatgaaactcgtaAACAGGATATTTGTTGATGGCGAGACAAAACGTATTCAAAACCATTTCCTACTTACCTTTCTAAATgcgcaaatttctaaaaagctcCTTTCGatacaaaggaaatttttgaataaataaggCACAGAGGCACAAATTACAGCAGGTATACAAAAATTTGACCCCTCCCCCTTGGCTTAATAATATACTTGTATGGTACATGGTAATCATTGTAGATATTTGCTTTAAAATAGCGGTAggataaataaattaaaaatgatacatataattaggtaggtagatatttgaaatggcaaaaaacacgataaactgaattattttaaaatggaaaaattttggataaagtttccattttttattatcTAAAGATGCGGAGATCTTAGTTCTGAATTTCATCGAAATGGATAAAAGTAAGAAAACACGATgggaaaaaactttttcaaattttgagaatttgattaAGTTACAAGTTAGGTAAtaaaaagataatttgaaaaaaaaattaattgatataggtacatatcgttgcaagtttttacaaaatatataggtaagtaggtaggtaccttacttaTATAGATGAGGATAGTATCAGCTTTTCTAACTTTCAAGAAAAGTTGAATTATAAGGAAGATAATGAGGAAACAACCTACAAATAATAGGACAGTATagctaatttcaatttcttttctttcttcaaaATCTCGACGATTAAgcataataatttattaattgaaGCCTCGAATTGAAGCGATAATTCCGGTATAATAAATCAACTAACCAAAAAATTGTGCAGCTTTTATCCTAACAAGCATGATGAACAACcattttattttggaatgttTGGATCTTGATATTCATTTTCTTCGGCAGCGTAGGTACTAAATTGTGCAGCATCTTCAGTCCCAAATGAGCCCATGAATTCCGGATCGACTCCTTTTTCTAAACGTTGATATTCCAATAATGTGAAATATCCCTAAACGCGTGCACGAtcaatacataggtatataagTGTGTTAGCAAGAACGTAAgttaacgagaaaaaaaaagtttattccaaaaatacatACCCACGCGAATATATCCAAGAATATAAACAAAATAGCGAAGTTTGCATTTGCTGTGCTCACATTATTGGGCACCGGGGTTCCTACCCACGTGaagaaaatatacaaaaatgctATGAAGCAGAAAAAGCATTCGACACCTGAACAAATTATatcacaaaattgaaatcgatCGAATGAAAgaggttttgttttttcgatttgataCCTATAGTGAAATATAACATAAGCGTAGGTCTAGATATGTACCTCCTATGCCTAATCCAGCTCTAATTATTCTTCTGCGATGCTTAACTGATGATGATTTCCACATAAAATATTCGGCGCATAAGAATACGATAGCTTCGACTATTCCCAA is from Planococcus citri chromosome 1, ihPlaCitr1.1, whole genome shotgun sequence and encodes:
- the LOC135843846 gene encoding uncharacterized protein LOC135843846, with the translated sequence MDFEFPNTFIEGFHIEEDVKKMPYEDFTDTGLKISKISLGCGAFGGILTYGDYDQKNATATLTNAIRSGINFIDGGPHYGKGLAETFLGSALKEIPRNAYYISTKVGRCGNQFDFSPKGVKMSFEQSLKRLNLDKVDIVFVHDIEFASSQDLILNETLPAVESLVKAGKVKFIGISGYPISTLWEVVEKSSVQIKCVLTYCRDTLFDCSLQDFLPKFQSKNVAVINAGCIGMRLLSNCGPPAWHPASQQLKDICHSAAVHCRNNDVELGKLALHHSLKQPGSCTCLVGVNDPEILQSNLNLLRYGLNEKENLVLQYIEEKYFSKNMRSHWEGIEIELFRKAQECESVRTAEFGGVSVPVP
- the LOC135843853 gene encoding uncharacterized protein LOC135843853; this translates as MDSGPQAFGLGRVSGQVDFQQFLKSRPVLILLLCLKFSIIAYFCISPGSKITNKYNQEICIYSENKESTCYVGMQVTLLGIVEAIVFLCAEYFMWKSSSVKHRRRIIRAGLGIGGVECFFCFIAFLYIFFTWVGTPVPNNVSTANANFAILFIFLDIFAWGYFTLLEYQRLEKGVDPEFMGSFGTEDAAQFSTYAAEENEYQDPNIPK